A stretch of DNA from Deltaproteobacteria bacterium CG11_big_fil_rev_8_21_14_0_20_42_23:
CACCAAAAACTAAAGCATGAGAGAGTCTAATGTGGCGGCCGTAAGCCTTGAAGCTTTCACTGACTTGCGAAGCCAATTCTCTGGTTGGAGTAAGCACCAAGACACGCGCTCCGCGAGGAGCCGCTCGCTTTTTGTTTTCAAAAAGCCTGTGCAAAATGGGCAACGAAAATGCTGCTGTTTTTCCTGTTCCCGTTTGAGCGCAACCGATCATATCGCAGCCGGCAAGCAGCGATGGAATGGCAGCCGCCTGAATTGGAGTTGGGTGCTCATATTTTTTTTCATCAAGTGCACGAGCAATTGGTTCTACGAGTTGAAGTTCTCGAAATGTTTTTGTGTTCATAATGGTACATCCTTTTCATGCGCAAACGTTTCTCTTCCGCGCACAAACCAGAGTGAGCGAAAAAGCGAACGGGCGCAAGTTTCCGAAAGAAAGAGATTAGTTTTTTGTGTGATTCAAAAAAGAAGAGAGAGATTCGAGGAAGAGCTCCAGCAAAAAGATTAAACCACCATGCTTAGGCGCCAGCCTGTAGTGGAGAACCCCTCACTTAGCAAGCTTTGTTTTTCTGATGGGCTGATTGGCGGAGTCCTGGAAAGAACGTGAAAACCTAAAAAACGTAACCATGTTGTCGTATAACGTTGATTTTGTTAAGTAAACTGAAGGCTGAATAAACATCATCTCTTTAAAGAACTTGATTATGCTGAAGAATACGATGGCATTTTGGGAATAAAAAGAGTTCGCATCCAGAAAAAAACTGGATCACTGTTTTGCTCATGAGAAGAGCTTATCACGAACACTTTTCTAAATAATGAACACTCAAGTATTCCAATTTCTGAACGTATGCAGAAAAACGATCGACAGCAATCCCTTGTCCCAATAGTATCCATCCCAATCTTTACGAGGAGAACTCTCTTGAAAAAGAATCTTATGATCGCTTTTATGTTTTCACTTTGCCTTTGTATCCCAAGACCTTCACGAGCAAAAAGTTTTCTTGTTATTCCAAAGGGTTCAGAAAAAAATATTTCGTACGGAGTAAGGGAAAACAAATGCGCCCATCTAAAACCACCAAACCTAAAAAACCTCAAGCATGAGAAACAAGCATTCCTGATCCCCATTGCGGAGGAAAAGGAGCTTTTTATTCGCTACAATCTTTTCAATGTAGACGAAAAATGCACAGTAATCCTGCGTTTTAACGTCAACAAAAACAAGGCCTATGCTGTTCACAGCAATATAAAAAAGGTTGATGAACATACTCGAGAATGCAGATTGTGGGTAACGTCAAAAGCCCTGGATGTAAAAGGTGCAAAGTGGACAAGCCAACCCATAAAACAGGCCAGAAAATCTGCTTTTTCCCCAAACAAAGTCTGCGCTACGGGGGAATAATTTTTTCAGATATCCTTGCTGTAGTTGTACTTGTATAGATTCCCACGCGCAAGCGCATGGAACTCAAACCGAGTCTTTAGAAAAATTTTCCATAAACGGGATCAACTCTTGAAACTTGACAATCTTTGCTCAAACGCTTTCATTTTTCCTTTTAATTTTTGGAATGAAGACATTCTGCTTAGAAAAACGAGATTTATCTTTTACGAAAGGAAAAATACAAGGATCGAGAGAGACCTCTAAAACCATACCAAGGTATGAGTCTCCAACACTTTTTTTTGTTAATACACCACTTCCACAGATTACTCATATTTTTTTCGACCACACAATTCCTGAGATCTCTGAAAAAATGCCAGAGCACCCTTTCGGATTCACCCGGGTTTAAAGAAATTTTTAAAACTGATGCTGCATCAGAAAAATAATTTTTAATTACTTGTGAGAAATTTAATCCAGCAAATTTTCCGAGCAAAAACCATGTCTGAGGACGAAGATCACATTCTATAAAAAAATACTGTTTTGTTTCATCATCATAAATAAAGGTCATCGTTGCAAATCCATTTATACCAAGCGAACTACCAATGTGATGAAGCTCTTCTTCTATTAGAGTTGTATCAGAAAAGACTCGTTCTCTTGAAACACTAAACTCATGAGAAACCGTTTTAGTAACAGTTGAGTATAGGTAACCAAGCAGCACACCTTTTTTATAAATGGCCTCAACTGAAATAAGTTTCCCTTTAATATAATTTTGAAAAAGAAGATTTTCTTTTTCTTTCTCTTTTATCTGCTTGAGCGCTTCTTTCACATTGCTTTCCTGTTTACATAAAAAAACACCTCGCCCACCTGAACTCTCATCAACTTTTAAGAGCACAGGATATGACAGGTCTTGAAGCATTTCAGTTACAGTCTTTGCTGCGTCAAAAATGGTAAAGCCGGGAGTTCTAATATTATGCCTTTTACAAACTAAGGATAGGCCTGCTTTAGAACCAAGCATTACCCTATTTGTTAGGTCTGAAAGAGGGAAAATTTTTTGCGCAAGTGCATCATCAGAAATATACTTGTTTAAGATCCTCAAAGTGGCATCGTTTCCAACAATTACCCAATCGTAGTGATGATTCTCAAGATGGTGCTTAAGTTGATTGATAAAGAAGAGAATGTCTGAAGATAAAACTTCGAACCAATTTTGATAATATGAATGTTTCAATAAAAAAGGAATTTTGAAGCAAAAAATATCTGCTAAACATGAGAGCTCTCGTACCAAGTAGGGAACAATTGGTGATGCATCAGTTATAGCATCTACAACAAGTATCCGATGTTCATTCATTTTATCAACTCTGGTGACTTTTTCTCAATTAATACCCTGGATTGAAGCAGCAACAGCTATATGAAGAAAAAATCAAATGCAAAAAGAAAGATTGATCGGGCAATAAAAACGTATAGCCCTACCCTATCAACCATTTGGGTGACTTTTGGCAATAGTGTAAGAAAGGTGAATTATTTTTTCTTGTGATACAAATTTTTATGCTTTACTAACGCCGGATGAATTTCAGTCTCCACTTTATTCTTTTTTCCCTTCTCTCGCTTGCACTTGTGAATTCAGCATTTGCGGTTGAAAGGAGTTTTAAAATCACTCCAGACACCTTTGTTGCTGAAGATGAACAAGCCGTCTTTTTCGCTATCACACTCAACTGTCAAAAGGAAAATTGCCCTGAAAGCATTGAATTAATTCAATGGAAAGATGCGAACAGGCAACAAAGTAAGGCGAGATGGAACATTGAAGATAAAGGAACATTTGGCGATAAGCTTTCCGATGATGGTATTTACAGCAGACAGGCTTACTTTAAAGAACACTCTTCTAAAACTCTTTACTTTACAGCTTATAAAACGCTCAACGCCGAAGTGAAAGTAGTTACCCGCCCTACTTTTATTCAGGAAATGAAAAAGATAATTGAAAAAATAAAAGCTTCATTCAACTAGAAGGAAAAAATATGTTCATTGCAATGCTTACCTATACAAAACCCATCGAAGAAATTGATCAGCACTTAGCAGAACATCGTGCTTTTTTGGATGTTCATTACAAATCTGGCGCGCTCATTTGCTCTGGGCCCATGAATCCAAGAGACGGTGGAGTTATTTTTTCTGCTGTGAAGACGAAAGCTGAGTTTGAAAAAATGCTCGCCGATGATCCTTTTCAGAAACATCACTTGGCCACCTATAAGATTATTGAATTTGTTCCAGTGAAATATGCAGAAGGTTTTGAAAAGTGGATTTAGTTTTCAAATTTTAGGTTGCCGCAGTCACTTCGTTCCTTCGCAATGACAAACTAAAATTGTACTTGAGAAATTTTCTTAATTCCAACCACTAAACAGTTTGAGAAATTCTTCGTTGGTTTCGTATTTTGAAAGCGTTTCACTTAATTTGGTAATGGCTTCTTCTGGTTTGAGGCCTGAAAAGTATCCCCTCATTTTTCCAATTACTTTGCATTCATGATCACTTAAGAGGTTTTCTTCTTTTCTTGTTCCAGAAGCAGAAATGTCAATTGCCGGGAAAAGTCTTATTTCAGAGAGTTTGCGGGAGAGACAAAGTTCCATATTTCCTGTTCCTTTAAATTCTTGGAAAATATGTTCGTCCATTAAACTTCCAGTATCAACCAGTGCGGTGGCTACGATAGTAAGTGATCCACCCTCTTCCAGTTTTCTTGCTGTTCCAAAAAAGCGCCGCGGCATTTCCATGGCGTTTGAATCGAGTCCACCACTTAATGTTTTTCCGCCCCTGGCATTTCTGTTATGCACGCGTGCTAAACGAGTGAGGGAATCGCATAAAATAAGAACATCCTTTCCACTATTCGCTTCATCGATAGCTCTGTCCAAAAGATCGTTGGCGGTTTGAATGTGATGATCGGTATCGTGGTCGGATGATGATGCCACCACCTCGCCCGGAACACTGCGTGTAAAATCGGTCACTTCTTCTGGACGCTCTTCAACAAGCAAACAATATGTTTTCACTTCTGGGTTATTTTCTGAAACTGCTTTGCAGATTTCTTGGAGTAACGTTGTTTTTCCTGTTTTAGGAGGAGCAACGATGAGTGCTCTTTGCCCTTTTCCTATGGGCGAAATAAGATCCAAAATCCGCATACTC
This window harbors:
- a CDS encoding transcription termination factor Rho; this encodes MKKRNAQRPRSPRNNRSPQPSKRSNAYKQFLQKTSINPYERLRLERPGGPMSMRILDLISPIGKGQRALIVAPPKTGKTTLLQEICKAVSENNPEVKTYCLLVEERPEEVTDFTRSVPGEVVASSSDHDTDHHIQTANDLLDRAIDEANSGKDVLILCDSLTRLARVHNRNARGGKTLSGGLDSNAMEMPRRFFGTARKLEEGGSLTIVATALVDTGSLMDEHIFQEFKGTGNMELCLSRKLSEIRLFPAIDISASGTRKEENLLSDHECKVIGKMRGYFSGLKPEEAITKLSETLSKYETNEEFLKLFSGWN
- a CDS encoding GTP cyclohydrolase, with product MFIAMLTYTKPIEEIDQHLAEHRAFLDVHYKSGALICSGPMNPRDGGVIFSAVKTKAEFEKMLADDPFQKHHLATYKIIEFVPVKYAEGFEKWI